The Methanosarcina barkeri str. Wiesmoor DNA segment TTTTCATTTTGTTCCATCTCCCCGGGAAAGTATTATATTTAGAAGAGATATTTCTCCTTTATTTCTTTTCAGAAAGCAGTCTGAGTTAGCAAAAATTCTTTCTTCCTCCAGAAAAACTTTGAAGGAACTTCTCGTAACATTATTGCGCTACTTTCCAATTGATCCTTTATATTTTTTTCCAAAAAACCTTGTTTTTCCCGTAGCTAATACATAACTCACATATTTTGAGGTTGATTTTTTCGGAGAAAAATTTTTTACTTTTTTCCAGTCTTTTGAATCAATATCGAATCTTTTTGCTTAAGAAGTAGTACTTCAATATTTTCAAGATCGTGTCTATAAGGTACTCTACAAAGTTTTAGGTACTCCCATTGCTTCTGCCATGTATTTTGTTTCCTGAAAATACCGGTAGGTTTGCACATTCTTAAATTAACATCTTTCAATCCTGCTCTTTCAAGTTCTTCTTTTCATTCTTCAGGTGACAACAGGGAAAACGGAAGTCTTTTTATTCTTCAATTATTTTTTTTGCCTTGAGCGATTTCTTTGGCAGCACAATTAATTTGTTTCTCATGCCTGCTTCAAAGTTCGTAGCGTGAGCATCTCCTATTATGAATTGTGCTTTGTCTGAAACTTCCTATCTTTTTGCTCTTTTCGTTTTCTTCCTCAATAGAAAGTCGCAATATCAATTCCTACTACCTCACAGACTCTTTCCCTGGCAAGGTAACAGGCAGAAATACTGCTTCCATATCCAACCAACAAGATTTTTTTGTAGATTCAACATTTACTAAGGCAAAAATCCCGCTAATTTTTTATTTTGGAGAGGGAATTTTTACAGGAATTTTTATATACACAGGTAGAATTTTGTCAACTCCAACGTCTACGATTCAATATTTATGCCCTAATTGTTCAGAGTTTAGGTTTAAAAAATACCTCCATAGTCGAGCTCAAGAAAGGATAATTTCTAAAGTGTTTTCCCTAATTTTGCTCAAGAGAGGTAATTTTAAAGGTAATCACTATGGACCGTCTTCCCAATGCGACATCCGGGAAGCAGAATTTTTGCAAAAGTTAATTGAGCCCATTTACAAGACTTCTTAGTCTTTAAATCTCTAAGATCCATTAATTGTAAGTCATTAGGTGATAAATTCGTACTAAATACTGTATTTCCAGCTCTTTTATTCTTTCAAAACCCGATACATCAGATGTACATATTGCTTTTCCACAATTTCATCTCTTAAAAGTTCAAGTCTAGTCCCACTCTTTTCAAGAGTCCTGAAAAGATTTGTTCCATTCTTCCCTACAATTTCAGGAGTGAGAATCAGACTAATTTCTTCGACAAGTCCCTGTTCGAGTAATATACTGTTCAGCACTCCCCCGCTGTCCGAAACTACAAGTTCAAAACCATATCTTTCATTTGCAATTTCCAGTGCCTGTCTGATGTTTACACGGTCTGCTCCGGCCCTGATGAAATCATAATTCCTTTCTTTGAGGTAATTTATATAAGCTTCAGGAGTCTTTTCCGAGACCAGAACGATTGCGTCTTTGCTGAACTCGGAACGTCTGAACACATGCATCAAACCTTCAAGGATTCCCTTTGAGTCCGCAATCAGCCAGTATGCCCTGGGATCGTCGGGCTGGATTTCAGGTTTCTTGAAGTCCGATTCATTTTCAGGCGGAATTTTTTCGCAGAAGAACTGGGTTCCGGTTTTCGCAGTGTTCGAGCCTACTATCATTGCCTCGGGCTGATAACTGCTCAGAATTTTGTAGTGAACTTCAATATTTGCTTCGAAGCCCGTAGTAGAACCGTCGAGACTTATACTGTTGTGAATAATTACTTTTGGTATCATACTATCCCCTGAATTTTCCTTAGTTATCCGATTGAATTCCCACTGATCCTTTTAATAGTAAATTATTACTTTTAAAAGACAAATCAGATTTTAATTACTTTGAAGTTTCTATAATATATCGAAGGAGTTATCTGTATTGGAATGTATTTAATTTTAATGCATACTATAGAATTTGAAAGCGTATCAAAGTCTTTCTCAGAAAAGACTATTCTTGAGGATATATCGTTTTCAGTGAGGCAAGGCGAAATCTTTGGGCTTCTCGGGCCAAACGGGGCAGGAAAAACAACACTTATAAGGCTTCTTCTTGACATTATCAGACCGGACTCCGGGGAAATACGTGTCTTTGGGGATTTCCTGAGCCCTACTGCAAAAAACAGGATAGGATACCTTCCCGAAGAACGGGGATTGTATAAGAAAACAAGACTTCTTGATATGCTGGTTTATCTTGCGCAGCTTAAAGGCATACCAGAAAAACAGGCTCATCTAAATGCCGAATCCCTTCTCAAATCCCTGGAATTAGATCAATATAAAAATAAAAAAGTTGAAGAGCTTTCCAAGGGGATGCAACAGAAGATTCAGTTCCTCTCTGCAATTATCCATGAACCTGAACTTTTAATCCTTGATGAACCTTTTTCCGGGCTTGACCCTGTAAATACGAAGACCATTATGACCAGAATCCTGGGACTCAGGGCAGCAGGAAAAACAATAATCCTTTCTACACATATGATGGAGCAGGCCCAGAAACTTTGTGACAGAATCCTTATGCTTAATAAAGGCAGGAGAGTACTTTATGGTCCTGTAGATGAGATCAGAAGGGAGCATGGAAAAAACTCTCTGATTGTAGAGTTTGCAGAAAAAGGAGATTTGAACGCAATTCGGGAAATTTCTGGCATAAAGAAAGTAATAGAACATGGAAAATCGGTTGAAATTTTCCCTGAAGAAAAAATAAGCGTCCAGATCCTTCTTGAGGAACTTGTCCGAAAAGCAAACCTCATACGTTTTGAAAAAACGCTTCCTTCTCTGAATGAAATCTTTATTCAAACCCTGGAGAGTGCTTCCAATGACTAGTTTTTCCGAAAAAACCTTTATTGTTGCAAAGCACGAATTCCTGAAAACAATAAAGCGTAAAGAATTTCTTTTTATGACCTTCTTCTTCCCTGTCCTATTTGCAGGAATCAGTGTTCTTCCTTTATTGCTTTCAGGCATGACCCCAACTGAAGACCAGAGAGTAGGTTATATAGATATGACTGGTTCCTTCGAATTTCCAGAATCAATAAAGAGCGAAGACTTTTCTCTGGGATCCTCAGAGGCAAAAACCTCAGTTGTAGAATTTGTAATGTACAGGGAAGTTTCCGATGCAAGGCAGGCCTTACAGGCAGGCCAGCTTTCGTCCTACCTCGTAATTCCTGAAGACTTTCTTAAAACCGGAACAATAGGATTGTATGGCCTTGAAAAAGAAGCATCTATGCAAAATATTGGGCTGTCCTCCGAACTCTCGAATATCGTTATTACTTCTCTACTTAAGGATAAAGTGGACGAGCTAACTCTCAACAGGGTCCGAGATCCGGTTAACATAAAGTTTTATAATGTAGGAGAGAGCGGAGAGTCTTCTGAGCAGGGTATTGCTGATGTCTTTGCCAGTTTTGGCCTTCCTTTTATTACAGCTTTTCTCCTCTTCCTCAGCATTTTTTCATCATCTGGCTTTCTGCTTCGCGGTGTTGCCGAAGAAAAAGAAAACAGGATAATAGAAATTCTGCTGTCTTCAGCAACTCCTTTTGAAATCCTTACAGGCAAGATCTTTGGCCTTGGTGCAGTCGGCCTTCTGCAGGTTGTAATCTGGCTTGCGGCAATAATGCTCGGGAGCAGGTACGCCCTTCCTGTACAAATCGAACCTATTACTCTCTGCCTTGCTCTCATTTATTTTATATTTGGCTTCCTCTTTTTTGCCAGCGTGATGGCAGGAATTGGGGCTGTCACCAGTTCCCTTCAGGAGAGCCAGCAGATTGCAGGAATTTTTACGTTTGTAGCCGTATTTCCCCTCATATTCATGCAAATGATCGTTACAAACCCAGACAGCTTATTTTCAGTCTTTCTTTCTCTCTTTCCCCTTAGTTCGCCTGTAGCCATGCTTGCCAGGATAGGGACTACATCTGTGCCTCTTTATCAGATTCTTGCCAGCATCTTCATTCTGCTTATTTCGGTTCATGGAACGATCCTGCTCTCCAGCCGGCTTTTCAGAACTTATCTGCTTATGTACGGAAAAAGACCGAAAGTAAAGGAGATCTGGAAGAATATCTGGACAGGATCTAGATAAAAATAAAAAACGATGGTTTTAATTTTCCTGTAGAACTCTTAAACTCTTTAGTTAAAAGGATTTTTGAGTACTTGCTCTTCATAGAAAGCCGAATAATAAAGTCACTTCTTATAGGATAACTTGTTTAAATATCGGAATAATAAGAGGTCCCATTTTAGGTAAATAAAGGTGCTCAATTGAGTAATATAAAAACAGATTAAATAAAATATAATTCTATCGTTAGTATTTTATAATATCGATTATATAGTATTAATTGGTTCATAAGGAAGTAGCTGTGAAATGGAGGGAAATACCGGGCAGCTTCAAAACTGATCCAGTAATAAACTTCATTGACATAGAACAAACCTTGTGAACCACCTAACTGATTTTAATTCAACTGGTTTTAATTCAACTGGTTTTAATTCAACTGGTTTTAATTCAACTTTCATTCAATTCAACTGGTTTTAATTCAACTGGTTTTAATTCAACTTTCATTCAATTCAACTTTCATTCAATTCAACTGGTTTTAATTCAACTTTCATTCAATTCAACTTTCATTCAATTCAACTGGTTTTAATTCAACTGGTTTTAATTCAACTTTCATTCAATTCAACTTTCATTCAATGCCTAAATTTTATGAATCTTGAATTTACAAATAGATCTTTTTTTCAGTCTTACTTCATATCCCCCGCTGTTTTATCCACAATTTTTTACTTCTGCTGTGGGTTACTTCTATTGTGGGTCCAGCAGTCTCTCGATTTCTACGGCGATTTTCTACGGCGATTTTGTTCTTTGCCCTGGATATTCTTGAATATCTCCTGCGCTGATGCAGGTG contains these protein-coding regions:
- a CDS encoding dihydrofolate reductase family protein; its protein translation is MIPKVIIHNSISLDGSTTGFEANIEVHYKILSSYQPEAMIVGSNTAKTGTQFFCEKIPPENESDFKKPEIQPDDPRAYWLIADSKGILEGLMHVFRRSEFSKDAIVLVSEKTPEAYINYLKERNYDFIRAGADRVNIRQALEIANERYGFELVVSDSGGVLNSILLEQGLVEEISLILTPEIVGKNGTNLFRTLEKSGTRLELLRDEIVEKQYVHLMYRVLKE
- a CDS encoding ABC transporter ATP-binding protein encodes the protein MYLILMHTIEFESVSKSFSEKTILEDISFSVRQGEIFGLLGPNGAGKTTLIRLLLDIIRPDSGEIRVFGDFLSPTAKNRIGYLPEERGLYKKTRLLDMLVYLAQLKGIPEKQAHLNAESLLKSLELDQYKNKKVEELSKGMQQKIQFLSAIIHEPELLILDEPFSGLDPVNTKTIMTRILGLRAAGKTIILSTHMMEQAQKLCDRILMLNKGRRVLYGPVDEIRREHGKNSLIVEFAEKGDLNAIREISGIKKVIEHGKSVEIFPEEKISVQILLEELVRKANLIRFEKTLPSLNEIFIQTLESASND
- a CDS encoding ABC transporter permease, with the protein product MTSFSEKTFIVAKHEFLKTIKRKEFLFMTFFFPVLFAGISVLPLLLSGMTPTEDQRVGYIDMTGSFEFPESIKSEDFSLGSSEAKTSVVEFVMYREVSDARQALQAGQLSSYLVIPEDFLKTGTIGLYGLEKEASMQNIGLSSELSNIVITSLLKDKVDELTLNRVRDPVNIKFYNVGESGESSEQGIADVFASFGLPFITAFLLFLSIFSSSGFLLRGVAEEKENRIIEILLSSATPFEILTGKIFGLGAVGLLQVVIWLAAIMLGSRYALPVQIEPITLCLALIYFIFGFLFFASVMAGIGAVTSSLQESQQIAGIFTFVAVFPLIFMQMIVTNPDSLFSVFLSLFPLSSPVAMLARIGTTSVPLYQILASIFILLISVHGTILLSSRLFRTYLLMYGKRPKVKEIWKNIWTGSR